Proteins found in one Arthrobacter sp. U41 genomic segment:
- the nhaA gene encoding Na+/H+ antiporter NhaA: MSPSTPPTRPRMTIFGRGSYAESLRIGEILRKETVGGALLVAAAVIALIWANSPASESYFALRDFKFGYEPWHLELSLGAWAADGLLAIFFFLVGLELKREFIAGDLRQLNKSIVPVAAAAGGVVIPALIYVVVNLVSPETLRGWAIPTATDIAFAVAVLAIIGSHLPSALRIFLLTLAVVDDLIAITIIAVFYTSDLQLLPLLLALIPLAIYTYLAHKYRRFFKIKASAAWLILLPLGAVTWALVHASGIHATVAGVLLGIAIPVLRSQASGGPDAGPGLAEVFEHRFRPISAGIAVPIFAFFSAGVAVGGWDGLVSALTDPVAVGIIMALVLGKPIGIMGTTWLLTKVTKARLDTSFKWIDVFGVSLLAGIGFTVSLLVAELSFGHGSIHDDHAKVGILAASVVAALLATLVLRTRNRQYRQAEEAEKVDSDMDGIPDVYQSGANS; this comes from the coding sequence ATGAGCCCCAGCACTCCTCCCACCCGGCCGCGCATGACCATCTTCGGCCGCGGCAGCTACGCCGAATCCCTCCGGATCGGCGAGATCCTCCGCAAAGAGACCGTTGGGGGCGCCCTCCTGGTCGCCGCCGCCGTGATCGCCCTGATCTGGGCGAACTCACCGGCTTCCGAGAGCTATTTCGCGCTGCGGGACTTCAAGTTCGGCTACGAACCCTGGCACCTGGAATTGAGTCTGGGCGCCTGGGCGGCCGACGGGCTGCTGGCGATTTTCTTCTTCCTGGTCGGACTCGAGCTCAAGCGTGAGTTCATCGCCGGCGACCTGCGGCAGTTGAACAAATCGATCGTTCCGGTCGCAGCGGCCGCTGGCGGTGTCGTCATCCCGGCGCTGATTTACGTTGTGGTCAACCTCGTGAGCCCGGAGACCCTGCGCGGCTGGGCCATTCCCACCGCCACCGACATCGCCTTCGCCGTCGCCGTGCTGGCCATCATCGGCTCGCACCTGCCCAGCGCCCTGCGGATCTTCCTGCTGACCCTTGCGGTGGTGGATGACCTGATCGCCATCACCATCATCGCCGTGTTCTACACCAGCGACCTTCAGCTGCTGCCGCTGCTGCTGGCACTGATTCCCCTGGCCATTTACACCTACCTGGCGCATAAGTACCGGCGCTTCTTCAAGATCAAAGCCTCAGCGGCGTGGCTGATTCTCCTGCCGCTGGGTGCGGTCACTTGGGCGCTCGTCCACGCTTCGGGCATCCACGCGACCGTGGCAGGTGTCCTGCTCGGCATCGCCATCCCGGTCCTGCGCTCCCAGGCCAGCGGCGGACCTGACGCAGGTCCGGGCCTCGCGGAGGTCTTCGAGCACCGGTTCCGCCCGATCTCGGCCGGCATCGCCGTCCCGATCTTCGCGTTCTTCTCGGCAGGTGTGGCGGTGGGCGGCTGGGACGGGCTGGTCTCGGCGCTGACTGACCCGGTGGCCGTCGGCATCATCATGGCGCTGGTCCTCGGCAAGCCGATCGGCATCATGGGCACCACCTGGCTGCTCACGAAGGTCACCAAGGCCCGGCTGGACACCAGCTTCAAATGGATTGACGTCTTCGGGGTGTCCCTGCTGGCCGGCATCGGCTTCACCGTCTCGCTCCTGGTGGCCGAGCTGAGCTTCGGCCACGGAAGCATCCACGACGACCATGCAAAGGTGGGCATCCTCGCCGCCTCCGTAGTGGCGGCATTGCTCGCAACGCTGGTCCTGAGGACCCGGAACCGGCAGTACCGGCAGGCCGAAGAGGCGGAGAAGGTCGACTCGGACATGGACGGGATCCCCGACGTATACCAAAGCGGGGCCAACTCCTAA
- a CDS encoding cation-translocating P-type ATPase produces the protein MAPQPLTPAKNSEELPAWHALASEEVFAELSSGPAGLGAAEASRRLADAGPNELSFAGATPWWRVLLRQFVSPLIGILLVAAVVTLIQQHWVDSAAIFLVLSLNAALGFVQERKAESDVRALQSLSTPSCRVVRGGAEQVVPGRDVVPGDVVLLESGERVPADLRLFESNSLQLDESMLTGEPFAATKDTAPLPEGVGDADKSNVAFSGTFVGSGRGKGVVIATGAGTALGEINALVQGPPGKSPLQLLTHSLERRIGLIVLGALVFIFIAGLVLGNDVSTMFRTAVGLAVATIPESLPIVLTVALSLGVSRMAKRNAIVRTLPAVETLGSTNVIGSDKTGTLTENRLTVERIWTTAGFLDISAGSGKEGHTDPPLVRDVLRAGALTNEATLSAEEDLEYSGDAVDAAMARTAVARGTITEQERAGEPLAHQPYEPHVRYSQTIHADASGRRVLYVKGSPEALIGAAVTMAGVDGDRPLDTAGIHAANEAMGRDGLRVIAAGSRVIADDEEIESPLPPPSGLTFLGMEGMTDPPRDGVAAAVAKCQRAGIKVMMITGDHPVTAMAIAGRLGLSVDKPALTGTEMAELDDHMLAARLDETSVAARVSPVDKLRIVHALQSADKVVAVTGDGVNDAPALKAAAIGVAMGKSGTDVAREAADVVLTDDNFVTIVHAVEQGRVTFAAIRKTTYFLLSTGAAALLAVTLSVFADTPLLFLPVQMLWMNVVTNGVQDIALAFESAEGDELSRPPRPLSEGLLSRTLWFRAGITGAWMALAVILSFMLTLDAGYSEIHARTLALTMFVMLSFFQVFSSRAENKSLFQLRLLGNKPLVYTSLAALALHWSVMTWPVSAGLLELTPLTGWEWALCVAVGSTVLIIVEAEKAVRRWTHRHDPAAA, from the coding sequence ATGGCACCGCAGCCACTGACGCCAGCAAAAAACAGTGAAGAGCTCCCGGCGTGGCACGCACTGGCTTCCGAAGAGGTGTTCGCTGAGCTGTCGTCCGGGCCGGCCGGCCTGGGGGCGGCGGAAGCCTCCCGCCGGCTGGCGGACGCCGGGCCCAACGAGCTGAGCTTCGCGGGCGCAACACCGTGGTGGCGGGTGCTGCTGCGGCAGTTCGTCAGCCCTCTGATCGGGATCCTGCTGGTGGCCGCCGTCGTCACGCTTATCCAGCAGCACTGGGTCGACTCCGCCGCCATTTTCCTGGTCCTCTCCCTCAACGCCGCCCTCGGATTCGTCCAGGAGCGCAAGGCGGAGTCGGACGTGCGTGCCCTCCAGTCGCTTTCCACGCCTTCCTGCCGGGTGGTGCGGGGCGGCGCCGAGCAGGTGGTTCCAGGCCGCGACGTCGTTCCCGGTGACGTTGTGCTGCTGGAAAGCGGAGAACGCGTACCGGCTGATCTGCGCCTCTTCGAATCCAACAGCCTCCAGCTTGATGAGTCGATGCTGACGGGCGAGCCCTTCGCTGCCACGAAGGACACGGCACCGCTTCCCGAGGGCGTCGGTGATGCGGACAAATCCAACGTGGCCTTCAGCGGCACGTTCGTCGGCAGCGGACGGGGAAAGGGCGTGGTCATCGCCACCGGGGCCGGGACCGCCCTTGGCGAGATCAACGCGCTCGTCCAGGGCCCGCCCGGCAAATCCCCGCTTCAGCTGCTCACGCACAGCCTGGAGCGGCGAATCGGGCTGATCGTCCTGGGCGCCCTCGTTTTTATCTTCATAGCCGGCCTGGTCCTTGGCAACGATGTCTCCACGATGTTCCGGACGGCCGTCGGGCTGGCGGTTGCCACCATCCCTGAGTCCCTGCCGATCGTGCTTACCGTCGCCCTGAGCCTGGGGGTGTCCCGGATGGCGAAACGGAATGCAATCGTTCGTACCCTGCCGGCGGTGGAGACGCTGGGATCCACCAACGTCATCGGATCCGACAAGACCGGGACCCTGACCGAGAACCGCCTGACAGTGGAAAGAATCTGGACCACCGCAGGATTCCTGGACATCTCAGCCGGCTCCGGGAAGGAAGGTCACACCGACCCGCCGCTGGTCCGGGACGTACTTCGGGCGGGCGCGTTGACCAACGAAGCGACGCTCTCCGCCGAGGAGGACCTCGAATACTCCGGTGACGCCGTCGACGCGGCCATGGCCAGGACCGCTGTGGCGCGGGGAACGATCACCGAACAGGAACGCGCCGGCGAACCGCTTGCCCATCAGCCGTACGAACCCCATGTCCGGTATTCGCAGACCATCCACGCGGACGCGTCCGGGCGCCGGGTCCTGTATGTCAAAGGCTCGCCGGAAGCCTTGATCGGCGCGGCCGTCACTATGGCCGGAGTCGACGGCGACCGGCCGCTGGACACTGCCGGGATCCACGCCGCCAATGAGGCGATGGGCCGGGACGGTCTTCGGGTCATCGCGGCCGGCTCCCGTGTCATCGCCGACGACGAGGAAATCGAATCGCCCCTGCCGCCGCCGTCCGGACTCACCTTCCTGGGCATGGAGGGCATGACTGACCCGCCGAGGGACGGAGTGGCCGCTGCCGTGGCCAAGTGCCAGCGCGCCGGCATCAAGGTCATGATGATCACCGGGGACCACCCGGTGACGGCCATGGCCATCGCGGGGCGGCTGGGGCTCTCGGTCGACAAACCGGCCCTGACGGGCACCGAAATGGCGGAACTCGATGACCATATGCTGGCCGCGCGCCTCGACGAGACGAGTGTCGCGGCCAGGGTCTCCCCGGTGGACAAGCTGCGGATTGTGCACGCCCTGCAGAGCGCAGACAAGGTCGTCGCGGTAACGGGCGACGGCGTCAACGACGCCCCGGCCCTGAAAGCGGCCGCGATCGGCGTGGCGATGGGAAAATCCGGGACGGACGTGGCCCGCGAAGCAGCCGACGTCGTGCTGACCGACGACAATTTCGTCACCATTGTGCACGCCGTGGAGCAAGGCAGAGTCACTTTCGCCGCCATCCGGAAGACCACCTACTTCCTGCTGTCCACCGGAGCGGCCGCGCTGCTGGCCGTGACACTGAGCGTCTTTGCCGACACGCCCCTGCTGTTCCTGCCCGTCCAGATGCTCTGGATGAACGTGGTCACCAACGGGGTCCAGGACATCGCCCTGGCCTTCGAATCAGCGGAGGGCGATGAACTCAGCCGCCCGCCACGACCGCTGTCCGAAGGCCTGCTCTCGCGCACACTCTGGTTCCGTGCCGGGATCACGGGTGCCTGGATGGCTCTCGCCGTGATCCTGAGTTTCATGCTGACGCTCGACGCCGGCTACTCCGAGATCCATGCGAGGACCCTCGCGCTGACCATGTTCGTGATGCTCAGCTTCTTCCAGGTCTTCAGCTCCCGGGCCGAGAACAAATCGCTGTTCCAACTCCGGCTGCTTGGAAACAAGCCGCTTGTCTACACCTCGCTGGCCGCCCTTGCCCTGCACTGGTCAGTCATGACCTGGCCGGTATCGGCCGGCCTCCTGGAGCTCACCCCCCTGACGGGCTGGGAATGGGCGCTGTGCGTGGCAGTGGGCTCGACCGTGCTGATCATCGTCGAAGCCGAAAAGGCCGTCCGGCGCTGGACCCACCGGCACGACCCGGCCGCGGCATAA